Sequence from the Castanea sativa cultivar Marrone di Chiusa Pesio chromosome 12, ASM4071231v1 genome:
atcattaattgttataaaataatttactgTGGATTAAACACTATTAATTACCAATCATTTATACTACAGAAAActttattacataaaatttaatattttacttttaactaAAATATCtatacatatatgtgtgtgtgtgtgggcgCGCACGGGCGCGCGCAAAATGGATGTATTTTTGTCATGTAACTCactaatctatatctatattctatatatatctaaaagcaaaggcgtagtatttattattgctatgCTCATATTGCGCTACCTCATCTGCTATGTCATTGACTACAtaatcattctttttcttttttaatttttattcctaaattttgttgacaatattaaatataaaaatatttttttgagaatttattttatatatatatatatataaattgattttacatattcatcttgagcggttttaactttatatataactttGTCTTTACACATTCATTTACTTAAATTTAGATATTATAACTAAGCAATAAAATATCTATACATATCtatctatattattatataataatggaagcttgccttaaaaaataataataataatggaagctttaaaataaattttacaaaagctCTTTTTGTGTCATGTCATCAGTAgcctttttttttggcaatttttactttgtttaacCTTTCATCTTTTTCAACTATTTTCTTCTTAGTTCAATTTTTCATCTTCTCCAATCATTGGCTtcttaaattttcatttgattttctttataaatttttaaattttctattttatatcttcataaATTCTACgatttcactttttaaaactCTTTATCTACTTTCACCCTTCCAACCTTTCATATTCATAAATTCTATGGTTTCACTTTTTTAAACCTTTCATCTTCTTTCACTCTTCCTCTTCCAActtgattttcttataaatttcttttacttcatttcCACCTCTCTCCCCTATTCCTTCCAAGTTGTTCACTTCAAAAAggtcaattctctctctctctccaattttctcttttgatgctttttttttaattgtttcaacCAATTTTCCCCCCTTAAAggttctttttgttattgttgatttaattgtcacttcacatttttttctctttttggaaaatttgtatCGACTTTTATGCATATTTAGGTATTTTGGTATTCCAATTATcctagactactagtacaagcAAGAGTGGGATTGGGCCTATTATATTGGgttaatatgtctaatatatctctagcaccgataaaaaaaaaaatatcatttttttagtgATTCAATttgatgttaaactatgagactttactaagtattgtttatttttaaatcattttggCTGAACAAAATTGTAGTTTTTGTAGAGAGTAcacttaataattgtattagagaTACTCTATAGTGCTACTTATTTAGATAAAAGCAAAGGTTAATCAAATGGAAATAATTGGATGAGTGACATATTTTAGCTTTTGCAAttgtattttgattattatttttgttgttgttattagtattaattattataatgatGCACATAGAAACTTAATTATGAGATTttgctattaattttttattctataatcttTTTGAGTGGACAAATTTGCAATTTCTacagagaaaataatattaatagattataaataaaaaattattttcctaatcgatcaaattaatcattgttaagcGATGATTGATATGACATTTTGCAAAACGATGATTGatgagagagatatatatatatatatatatatatttttttttttttgcaaagcaTTGTCATATAGGTATGTTTTGATTCGATGTATTTTTATGGATGTATTGAGATAAGTAATGTATTCAAGAAGAGATCTCATGATTATACTTTGTATACTTCAAAAAAGATAGATTGGTTTGAAATTAAAGATAACATTAAAATAGAATGCTACAAGttgaaatttattaatggtgggaaaaatctatttttctcattcttttctaaatatcataattggaaaattttaatccATACTATATTCTATCACTAGCAAATTGGCTCATAATATGAATAGATGAAAATAatcttaatataaaataaatatatatacttttttatttatagggaACAcaaattcattacttaaaaaaaaaaaaaaaagacccttgCCCTTTGTTGGTTTCAtaaatagttatataaaaaaagaaaatttcttagttaatagtttaatacatttaaaatgaaattctcTTATGAGAAAACACTATGttagttttaatatataattttatgaatattttaaaaaatgaattatagATTACATTTTATGATTGCGACtagttattaatataattacaaatgttgtggacatatcatttttttttttttaataatctctCTCTAGAGATGATTACTTGACTCAATCTAGACTTAAATCATTaatttattgtttcttaataaaattattctataaatttataatcaaaCCGCTTAGCAAAGCTTAGCTCAGCCCAGATCCGGTCAataagcaagagagagagaaagacagagAAATgacaaacaattaaaaaaaattgaataaaaaatagaagcTGATTTTATTACACTATTCCCACTCAaaacaaattgtgaaaattgaaaacaactcatgaggtatttaaaaaaaaaaaaaactgttctgAAAATAGTATTAGTGTCAAACAAAACATTTATTGGTGGACGTCacatttctttttctgtttttggaaACAGAAAACCGTTTTCAACAAACCTCAGTACCAAACAGGCGCAGTTTGCGTTGCCTGTTATTCTTAAGCCAATGCCACGGGTACATCCTCCACGTGCAATATATGGAGCCCATTTGCATTGCCCATTCGTGTGACATGCCAGTTGTTACGTAGTACATAATTTTCCATATTTAGCTTTCAGTCTCTCAGAGATGATTTCATTGATCTGAAAAAAGCACCATTTCCAACCACCACCATTGCAGAATACAGAGAATGAGGGAGTAATTTCTGATTCTGGGTCTTGGTTTCGCTTCACAAAAGAGCAAAGGTTCGTTTCTTTTTGAAACTATTTCAtggggttgttgttgtttctttttgtaCTCTTATTTTTTGCCAATAGACCTGTTTcatactttcatttttttttttgggatttttagaCTTGATTATCAGCTTCTACATTCAATGCTTTGTTTCATTTATTATAAGGAAGTAAAAATGCTTGCTTTTTGCTAACCCAGTTGTTCAACCTTGATAAAAACGATAAATATGAAAGCTTGAGAGCTAAGAAAGCAAGAGAGATATAACAAATCAATATTAGGGTTTCTCTTATTCTTTCATACCCTTCATCTATTGCATTAATATTGAAGATAATGGCATGTAGGGCACTGCTGATTTATGCTCTTTAATTATATTGTCCACCTAAGTTAGTTTAAAGCTCTAACATTGTTAAGATACCAGTTTGGGACAAATGTTGTCTAGGcatgatgataaagagtaatcGATATGGAGTTGATGCCATAGGTTCAAATCCTAtcttatctatcaaaaaaatatgcAATGGGGTAGTGATATTGCCCAAGGAATGTGGTTGCTTACGAAGCAATCCAAAGAAGATGACTGGGGTTGGACATTTCTACCTATTTTAGCTAGGCTATTAGATGTAATGTATCCTCTTCCTAACTGCTGAAGTGACCAGGAAGCCATGACCCTTCACTTCACTATCCATAAATTCAGACTTACCTTATTGCGAACTGTAATACAAAGTCAGTTATATCATTTGTATTAGTAGCAATAGTAGGTAActaggaaaataaaaatcacaaaatatttcttttgtgtatcaaaataaatttgttttgctTGTCTTCCTTCTCTTTCTGTATTCCTTGTAGCTAATTTTGCTTAGGAGGGTTGTTTTACTTTAGTCTTTTACTTGTTTCATTTTTCTGGTGCATTTTGAAATCTCAGATGCTGCAATAGCGCTGATTTGAGGTgttttctctaaaataaaaaataaaaataaaaaactgtgtTGTGTGTAGGAACAGGGTAAGGACCTAGGTGCAATGAGGAACCAAAAGTTTTCACAAGTTTCAAGGAATgacatcaaagaaaaaagatcaGAGGAGAAAGCAGTTGGTAAATGTCTTCCTCAGTCTTCTTCATACAGGTATTACGTTGCTAATGAGCCATTGGAGGAGGAGCCGGAAGAGGAACCAAGTGAAGTAGAGGAGGATCCGGAAGAGGAACCAAGTGAAGTAGAGGAGGATCCGGAAGAGGAACCAAGTGAAGTAGAAGAGGATCCAGAAGaggaatcaagtgaagaagtagGAAATAAGCTAGAAAAAGAACCAAGTGATGACTTGGAAGAGGATCCAATTGAGGAACTGGAAGAGGAAGCAAGTGAGGTGCTGTTGGAACAAATTGAGGAGCCTTCAGAATGTGATGCTCAGTCATTTTTTAACCGCAACAACAATGGGAGTGAAGAACTAGTTGAGGATCCACCAGAAGCATCTCTATCTGAATGCCACTCAGGCACTGATCCTAACAGTTCATACAAGAAGAAGAGATCACTGGATGCATCAACTGGTGAGTCAGTTTCCCTGCAACGTTATCAGTCACAAAAGAAATATAGGCAAGAGGAATCATTAAAACCAGAATCAGAATCTTGGTATGCTGCTTCTCATCTCCATGGTCACTCTGGGCTTGCCATGAGACTTGATGATAAAGGTTCTTCTGAACAACAGGAAGGTACAGGGAGTTCTGGAAAACGAAGACGTAGTAGATGGGACAAAGCAGAGACTGATCAGGctaataaaggaaagaaaaccaaatggATTGGTGATGATTTGCAGCTGAAACAGATAGGTCCACTTCAGTTGCCTTACTTAAGGAAAGAGCTTGTTGCAGGATCAGAATTGGAGTCAGAGATTCAGGAGTTGAAAGCTGAACTTGTAGACATAAGCAGAAAGTTGCAGACATCTGAGCTTCATGATGACAGGCCTATGCAGGAAAGATCTCCTTCACCTGAACCAGTGTACGATTACTTTGGTATCAGAATAAATACACGCCAAGAAAGGCTCCGTCAGAAACTTCTCCAAAAACGTCAACATATTATATCCAAATTGTTTCAGAAGAATCCCACTCTTCAACAACCTTTGGAGTGTAAGTCCTTGAAGCTTTTTAAGAAACTTTACATACCGGTGAAAGAATATCCTACCTATAATTTTATTGGACTTATAATTGGTCCTCTTGGGAATACACAGAAGAGAATGGAGAAGGAAACAGGGGCTAAGATCCGTTTAAGAGGTAAAGACATAACAACAGATCCACAGAAAAATGATGAAGACTTGCATGTCTATATAGAGGCCAACAACCAAAAATCATTGGATGCAGCAGTTGGGATGATTGAGAAACTACTAAAACCAATTGATGAGGGAATGAATGAGCATAAGCGGGGCCAGTTAGAGGAACTTGCCACACTGAAGACAAATGTGTGCAGAGTTTGTCATGATCATGGGCACCAGTATTTTGCCTGCCCTCAATGGAAATCTACTTTTAAAATGGTATGCTGTGACAAATGTGGCAGCTACAACCATCCCACAGAAACTTGTGGGGCAATAGCAATGTCTCCACTGAGCAACTCTGGGCAGGGTTCTGGGTCTACCCTTGGCTCAACTACAAAAACACAAGACAAAACTAACAAAGAAATTGATGAAACAAACCTCTATGTTTGCTTCCTACCGGAAAACGTGGATGACAACCGATTAATGGAGCTGTTCTCTCCATTCGGTAAGATTACTAAAGTAAGAGTTATGAGGAATCTAACCACAGGAATTAGTAAAGGCTTTGGCTTTGTCAAATTTGAAAACCAAAGTGATGCAGCTGCAGCAATGGCACATTTCAATGGGTACAGAATGGATGGACATATGTTGTCAGTAAAAATAGCTGGGATGTATGAGAAAGTAAAAAATCCAATTGATGTGCGCTGTGACAAATGTGGCCACTACAACCATCCCACAGAAACTTGCCGGGTAATAGCAATGTCTCCACAGAGCAACTCTGGGCAGGGTTCTGTGTCCAGCCTTGGCTCAACTACAAAAACACAAGACAGACCTAGCAAAGAAATTGATAAATCAAATCTCTATGTTTGCTATCTACCAGCAAATGTGGATGACAACCGATTAATGGAGTTGTTCTCTGCATTTGGTAAGATTACTAAAGGAAGGGTTATGAGGAATCAAACCACAGGAATTAGTAAAGGCTTTGGCTTTGTTAAATTTGAAAACCAAAGTGATGCAGCTGCAGCAATGGCACATTTCAATGGGTACAGAATAGATGGACATATGTTGTCAGTAAAAATAGCTGGGATGTATGAGAAAGTACAAAATCCAATTGATGTGCACTGTGACAAAGGTGGCAGCTACAACCATCCCACAGAAACTTGCCAAGTAATAACAATGTCTCCACAGAGCAGCTCTGGGCAGGGTTCTGTGTCCAGCCTTGGCTCAACTACAAAAGCACAAGACAGGCCTAACAAAGTAATTGATAATACAAACCTCTATGTTTGCTACCTACCAGAAAATGTGGATGACAACCGATTAATAGAGCTGTTCTCTCTATTTGGTAAGATTACTAAAGCAAGAGTTATGAAGAATCGAATTACAGGAATTAGTAAAGGCTTTGGCTTtgtcaaatttgaaaatcaaattgATGCAGCTGCAGCAATTGCACATTTGAATGGGTACAGAATGGATGGACATGCGTTGGCAGTAAGAATAGCTGGGGCAGCACCAGAATCCTTGTTGCCGAGCCATCTTTCACCATACCGAGGGCCTCCACCAGTTTTTCCAAATGTCACAGGCCAAATAGCTTCGCTTGGGTGGACACCAGGTTCAATACTGTCTATGCCTCCAACCCCCTTTCCTATAAGCCATGgcattaattttctttcatcCTCCATCTATAAAGAGCATGGTAATGTCCTTAGAAGTGAAGGCTTAGACTTTGCTCCTCCACCTGGCTTGTCAAGCCTCTCTGATTTAACTGGTTGTAGCAGCCTTCATTCATCTTCcaattcttcaaaccaaattcAATCCACATCAGGTGGTTTGATAGCACAGTTCCCTGGTAATCCAGATTACCCTAGTTCTGGATTTGAGACATATTTTATGACACCAACAACAACTATACCAGCAACATCAACACCTATGCCAGCTACAGAAACACATTGTAGTCAGACACCAGAGAGCAATCTGAAAATAATTCCTTCACCCAAAACAAGTTCTGAACCGTTGGACACTAACTAAAGTGGTAGCACCAACATTTTGGCTTTTCTACCACTGTTTCTTTTCAGTCAGTCAAGCATTTACTTGGTGCATTGGATGCGATGGGTTGTGTCTAATTTTTAACTGTAAGTTTTTCCAATGGtgttctcactctctctctctctctaaaaaatattcTGGCAGTGAGGGAGAGGCAAGAATTGCATAGAAATATCTTGTCATCTTCCCTTTTATCTTTGTTATTTGCTTTTGTTCCAGCCCTTTTGAAATGTAGTAATTGGTCCCTGCTTAAAGGCACTGGCCAACCTGGTCAGCATGAGGGCATGCAGTGGTTTACAAATTCTTGTCAGCAGTTCATTGCTACAATATTTGAGTAAGTGATCGTTTTATTCTTGTGCAGTAGCTTACGATATCTAATTGCCCATGGGAATTGTCAACCGCTGCTCTTGTTGGTTAGGATATGGTTGATAAGGACACCTCTCTTGACTTGAATTTTCTATTATGTAGACTGCAGCAATTCAGTTAACTTCATCTATGATTTTATTACTGTAAAATgcagaccaaaaaaaaaagaaaaggaagacagttatttgaaacttagaagTTCTGTGATTCAtatgtttaattttctttccataCCTACCTGGCGAAGTATTACAATCTTTTTGTGAGGGTGAACaaaacaaatgaaagaaaaagtgGAGGAAGAATTGATGGTTTGTTCATTGCAGCAAATTGAACTTCATCCGAAGTAAAGGTCTAGCTTTTTTTGTTCCTAACATTAATttgattagtattttatttaccAGCAAAAGATTAGATACCTTTTTTTTAGATGCTACATTTCCAAtcactgattttttttcccactagGTTCTCTGTTTTTGGAGTGGTTCTCATTTTAGAGTTGAAGTTAAAAAGCCTGCCTGAGAAACTCTCTGCTTTGATAAGACAAATAGGAACCCAGTGAATTAGCAGGCTAGAAGTACTAAAAGGGAGCACATTAAGCAAGCTTATTATTACTGGCATATTCAACCAAAGATTGAAACTGAAAAGCAAGCAGTCTACATCACTCGTTAAATTCTTGTTACTAACATGAAGCAATGTTAATGAAGGAGATGGTGAGGTGCTGGTACAGAGCTCCTCAAAAGCAGACCTTCAAATATAACTACTAATGACAAACCATGGAAATATACAAGAAGGGATGAAGGGAGAAAACAGTAATGTAAGCCAGAATGAGCTTAAGAAAACCCAACTGGTTTTTACAGGAATGAGGGTGGTTTGTTTGGCTTTTCTTCGGATGCTAACTGGCTGCGGAGGGCAGGGgatcacaaaacaaaaatcactgtaaaatgtaatatatatgaaCAGAATGGAATCTTACTATGTTCTTGAAATGGTGATAAACTGGAAACACAAACCAATTAGGCCTAGgttttcacatatttttcaGAGTACTTTCTTATAACATAAACCAATCAAGCCCAAGTTCCTGTGCTGCTCAATAAATTCTCCTTACCCCCTCTTAAGATTGAACTTATGCTTATGATGTTGATAAGGTTGAAATTGATTTGTCATTGATAATatgcaaaatataattaataataaaaaaagcaataagCTTGAAATCCACAGGCAAAATTGAAGTATGGAATACAATCTTTAGCTCTAGCTcaaaaccaaatcacaaacTACTGGAAAGGTCTAAAGCCAAGAACTATAGACCTGAGAATGAAagaatttgaactttacatTCTACGTTTGAGACTTAAGATTAGTTTATCCAGTATCCTTGTTAATACATCTAAATATGATTGTTATACAACACTCTTTTTATAAgcaaataaatcattaaaagaaaagaacaaacctTAGTACACAGGATGTATACAAGGAAACACCACACTATCTCTACTAACCACAAAGAGGAGACTGAAGAGGTACATGACATGAAATCAGTTTCATTGGGAAAATCCAAACTACGATTACATTAGACTTCTTCATGGCTGTTCAAGAGATTTCATCCCTAATGCTGGCTAAGAACAATCTTAACTCTCTTGCCTTCCTCTCATGTTCAGGAGACACATCAGTTTCTGATTCACTCAAATCAATTACATCAATACATTGACCATTTGATTTTGGAAATTTGGATACTATACGGGATTGTCTTGGCGGGGAAGGGCTTAAGAGATCAATGACCTCACTTTTAGCAGTACTTGGACCAACTTCATTGCAAGATACATCATCACTGCTCTTTGGATCAAGCCTCAAATCTTGGTTTGTTAGATCAACTTCTGGTGCAGCAGTATGGCTTTCTGATATCTCCACATTTGAAGAAAAGGAGGCATTGCGAACAGAACTGCTTTCTAATTCGATGTCAAGTAATAGTCTTTGGAGTTTTAGATCAATTTCAGTCACAGAAGATCccttttctgatttctttgGCCTTGTTTTCCTCTGATTTTGTTTCTTCCTTTCAGCTCTTTCCTCCTCAAATTCCACAATCTTCTCAGGACAAGCACTTTggacaaacaaaaagaataaaggatAAGGAAAATGAATTTTCCAGtattaaaagttattaaaataaaaacggaGATAAATACTATTTGCTTATCCAGAATACCCTTAAGAAATATCTGAAAAATGATTGTAGAACTTTTTGTTTGCTCAGTTCCAGGTGTAGAACTGGATACCCTCTGTATGGGCCatgaaaatgtttaaaaaaaaaacatttacatAGCATTAAGCTTTTACCAGAAATTCATTAATAACTATAGAATATGAACGGTCTTCTTGATGTGTTCCTCTCAATGCACTATTTAAGAATATTTGTTGTACTTAAATATGTTCCTTTTCTACTTACATATTGGTCTAaactccaagaaaaaaaaaagggggaaaacaGAAACATACTCTATTGATTGGTTGTTAAAAAAACCTAAGCTTTCAGTCGAAAAGATTCCATGCCTGTTATAAGTTGCAATCTCAAACAAAATCTTTCAATGTGCATGCAACCCAAAATCCGTCTCGGATTAGATGCAGCACCACCCAACATTATACTTAAGTCATTACAAAAGGATAAAATCATTACCTCTCTACAAGATCCGCTGGTACTATGGAGGTCTTAAGTCCATCTAAATCCTCCCATGAGACCTCATAACAATCTCTTCCCTGAACCTTTCGATGCTTGCTAATTTTAGAGACAGGGCATTTAACTGGTATCTGTAATTGGGAAATATTACTAGTCAAATGAAAGAGGAATCGTAAATCTAATATGCCACAAAATGGTTAAAGATAGAAAAGCACAAACAACATATTCGCTCAGATTTTATCAACTATGTTTAAATGTAGGGGGAATTTATACGTCCCATGGATAAAGTCATTGCACTTTTTTATAAAGTACATTTAATCAGTTACCTTATTTTCAACAGTAACTAACAATAAATTTATGCCAGGATTGCTTCTTGGCATATCATGAAATCAAAAGAGCTAGTGGCTCCAATCAAGCAGAGACCTCACATGGGaaagcatgaggttctgccGAGTGGCGCATTCTTGACAAAGAGTTCTCAAGTGCCACATCAAagataaaatcaaattaaatattaaaattttgtttaatttggttcaatatttcaagacttttctaattaaaaagtaaatattctttgtattctttggttcaatgttttaagacttttctaattaaaaagtaaatattctTTGTATCCTTTAGTTCAATATTTTAAGACTTTTCATTCCTCACACTTACATACAAATTATTTGCATTTCAATTCACCATTTTTACCCCTTGCACTTCTACTCCTTTATATATACCCATCCATACCCCTTCATACCATCCCATGTCAAATACAATAGACcaaaaatgatttcatttaccttcaatctttcGACAATGCCTAGCTCTAACATTGTTGTCTCATTTAATCCTAACCCGTATGAGTTGGCTACAACTAAGGAAGCAGagcttgcattttatattgagtgacaatAGTGACA
This genomic interval carries:
- the LOC142620907 gene encoding uncharacterized protein LOC142620907, which encodes MRNQKFSQVSRNDIKEKRSEEKAVGKCLPQSSSYRYYVANEPLEEEPEEEPSEVEEDPEEEPSEVEEDPEEEPSEVEEDPEEESSEEVGNKLEKEPSDDLEEDPIEELEEEASEVLLEQIEEPSECDAQSFFNRNNNGSEELVEDPPEASLSECHSGTDPNSSYKKKRSLDASTGESVSLQRYQSQKKYRQEESLKPESESWYAASHLHGHSGLAMRLDDKGSSEQQEGTGSSGKRRRSRWDKAETDQANKGKKTKWIGDDLQLKQIGPLQLPYLRKELVAGSELESEIQELKAELVDISRKLQTSELHDDRPMQERSPSPEPVYDYFGIRINTRQERLRQKLLQKRQHIISKLFQKNPTLQQPLECKSLKLFKKLYIPVKEYPTYNFIGLIIGPLGNTQKRMEKETGAKIRLRGKDITTDPQKNDEDLHVYIEANNQKSLDAAVGMIEKLLKPIDEGMNEHKRGQLEELATLKTNVCRVCHDHGHQYFACPQWKSTFKMVCCDKCGSYNHPTETCQVITMSPQSSSGQGSVSSLGSTTKAQDRPNKVIDNTNLYVCYLPENVDDNRLIELFSLFGKITKARVMKNRITGISKGFGFVKFENQIDAAAAIAHLNGYRMDGHALAVRIAGAAPESLLPSHLSPYRGPPPVFPNVTGQIASLGWTPGSILSMPPTPFPISHGINFLSSSIYKEHGNVLRSEGLDFAPPPGLSSLSDLTGCSSLHSSSNSSNQIQSTSGGLIAQFPGNPDYPSSGFETYFMTPTTTIPATSTPMPATETHCSQTPESNLKIIPSPKTSSEPLDTN